In Cryptomeria japonica chromosome 10, Sugi_1.0, whole genome shotgun sequence, a genomic segment contains:
- the LOC131068425 gene encoding actin-depolymerizing factor 7-like, protein MANASSGIVVDNDCKLKFLELESKRAHRFITFKIDDKLNMITVDKLSNPSQTYDDFTAALPETVCKYAVHDFDFVTEENCQKSKIIFIAWSPDTSKVCNKMLYANSKDRFRRELDGVQCGVQATDSSKIGIENIRDITR, encoded by the coding sequence ATGGCCAATGCATCATCTGGAATTGTTGTGGATAATGATTGCAAGCTCAAGTTTCTGGAGCTGGAGAGCAAGAGAGCTCATCGTTTTATCACATTTAAGATTGATGACAAGCTAAACATGATTACAGTGGACAAGCTCAGTAACCCTAGTCAGACTTATGATGATTTTACCGCAGCTCTCCCTGAGACAGTGTGCAAATATGCAGTTCATGATTTTGACTTCGTAACTGAGGAAAATTGCCAGAAGAGCAAAATAATTTTTATTGCATGGTCTCCTGATACTTCTAAGGTCTGTAACAAGATGCTTTATGCAAACTCTAAGGATAGGTTCAGAAGGGAACTTGACGGGGTCCAATGTGGAGTCCAAGCAACAGATTCCTCTAAGATCGGGATTGAGAACATTAGGGACATAACACGCTAA